One segment of Curtobacterium poinsettiae DNA contains the following:
- a CDS encoding Stp1/IreP family PP2C-type Ser/Thr phosphatase → MTARTLSAAVSHVGRIRANNQDSGYAGAHLFAVADGMGGHAGGDVASAIAIRRIREVDREFPSAHDAEFALQSALIAANQLITETVFEHQELTGMGTTVSAMIRVGEQIAIAHIGDSRIYRHRDGELQQITSDHTFVQRLVDSGRITPEEAAVHPRRSVLMRVLGDVDAAPEVDTAIMDIQPGDRWLLCSDGLSSYLAEERIRHALASNMDANQVTQRLVKETLDHGAPDNVTVVVMDVTDTEPEDDDDAATTVGSAAAPLTFEASTGRKPIRLPTILLHPLKVTTAPEDSHFEPESDQFFAELIAEDRRRRIRRRVSWTVALVVAVAVLVGAVFVGWRITQDHYYVGTDRGTVAIYKGVQQSIGPLALSDVYEDTDITVSSLPDYTRENVRSTINAQSLTDARDIVDRLRKAAATGEDQAGTGGDGAASSSPSPSPTRSPSPSPTRSPR, encoded by the coding sequence ATGACCGCTCGCACGCTGAGCGCTGCTGTGTCCCACGTGGGGCGCATCCGCGCGAACAACCAGGACTCCGGCTACGCCGGGGCGCACCTGTTCGCGGTGGCGGACGGCATGGGCGGCCACGCCGGCGGTGACGTTGCCTCGGCGATCGCGATCCGACGCATCCGCGAGGTCGACCGCGAGTTCCCGTCGGCGCACGACGCCGAGTTCGCGCTGCAGTCGGCACTCATCGCCGCCAACCAGCTGATCACCGAGACCGTGTTCGAGCACCAGGAGCTCACCGGCATGGGCACCACCGTGTCCGCGATGATCCGCGTCGGCGAGCAGATCGCGATCGCGCACATCGGTGACTCCCGCATCTACCGTCACCGCGACGGCGAGCTGCAGCAGATCACGTCCGACCACACCTTCGTCCAGCGGCTCGTCGACAGCGGTCGGATCACGCCGGAGGAAGCCGCGGTCCACCCGCGTCGCTCCGTGCTGATGCGCGTGCTCGGCGACGTCGACGCCGCACCCGAGGTCGACACGGCGATCATGGACATCCAGCCGGGCGACCGCTGGCTGCTCTGCTCCGACGGCCTGTCCTCGTACCTTGCCGAGGAGCGCATCCGTCACGCCCTGGCGTCGAACATGGACGCCAACCAGGTCACGCAGCGCCTGGTGAAGGAGACGCTGGACCACGGCGCCCCCGACAACGTCACCGTCGTGGTGATGGACGTCACGGACACCGAACCCGAAGACGACGACGACGCGGCCACCACCGTCGGCTCCGCCGCGGCACCGCTCACCTTCGAGGCGTCGACCGGCCGCAAGCCGATCCGCCTCCCCACGATCCTGCTGCATCCGCTCAAGGTCACCACCGCGCCCGAGGACTCGCACTTCGAGCCGGAGTCCGACCAGTTCTTCGCCGAGCTCATCGCCGAGGACCGTCGGCGCCGCATCCGCCGTCGGGTGTCCTGGACCGTCGCGCTCGTGGTCGCGGTCGCCGTGCTCGTCGGCGCGGTGTTCGTCGGCTGGCGGATCACGCAGGACCACTACTACGTCGGCACCGACCGCGGCACCGTCGCGATCTACAAGGGCGTGCAGCAGTCGATCGGTCCGTTGGCCTTGTCGGACGTGTACGAGGACACCGACATCACGGTCTCGTCGCTGCCGGACTACACCCGCGAGAACGTCCGCTCGACGATCAACGCGCAGTCGCTCACCGACGCCCGTGACATCGTCGACCGCCTGCGCAAGGCCGCCGCGACCGGCGAGGACCAGGCCGGCACCGGGGGGGACGGCGCCGCGAGTTCGTCACCGTCGCCCTCGCCGACCCGTTCGCCGTCGCCGAGCCCGACGCGGAGCCCGCGATGA
- a CDS encoding RES family NAD+ phosphorylase, with protein sequence MTLDDDAQEELPLPPAVLTADDEHWKNWSGPAWRIHKQQKGRPDWNQLRHFGPASGQRFDPQELPEEDGKPEGVQYVASSMLAAIGEVFQTNRTIPLHDSTRLAVAWEPIRPLRLLDVRTTFGNANKASAVFSSARKDVTRAWARLAHLQWPDMDGIIYSAKKTGLPCAALFTHAEVAPVWPTLPSFSRSLTDPAIRDELLEIAETLRWEVDYGV encoded by the coding sequence GTGACCCTGGACGACGACGCGCAGGAGGAGCTCCCGCTCCCCCCTGCGGTGCTCACTGCTGACGACGAGCATTGGAAGAACTGGTCAGGACCGGCCTGGAGAATCCACAAGCAGCAGAAGGGCAGGCCCGACTGGAATCAGCTGCGCCATTTCGGCCCCGCTTCCGGGCAGCGGTTCGACCCGCAGGAACTCCCGGAAGAGGATGGGAAGCCTGAAGGTGTCCAGTACGTCGCTTCCTCGATGCTCGCCGCGATCGGTGAGGTGTTCCAGACGAACCGGACCATCCCGCTGCACGACAGCACGCGGCTCGCCGTGGCGTGGGAGCCGATTCGCCCGCTGCGGCTACTCGATGTGCGAACAACGTTCGGCAACGCGAACAAGGCGTCCGCGGTCTTCAGCTCCGCACGAAAGGACGTCACACGGGCCTGGGCCCGGCTCGCTCACCTGCAATGGCCGGACATGGACGGCATCATCTACTCGGCGAAGAAGACCGGGCTGCCGTGCGCGGCTCTGTTCACCCACGCTGAAGTTGCCCCAGTGTGGCCGACGCTGCCATCGTTCTCGAGGTCGCTGACGGACCCCGCCATCCGGGATGAGCTGTTGGAGATTGCTGAAACGCTTCGGTGGGAAGTGGACTACGGCGTCTGA
- a CDS encoding TetR family transcriptional regulator C-terminal domain-containing protein, with amino-acid sequence MDATKLHALVDGLSLHIILNPKADLNEARAALHAHLAERVVLPIPNLINHGVVDARCPTSGAGTTTC; translated from the coding sequence ATCGATGCGACGAAGCTTCACGCGCTCGTGGACGGCCTTTCGCTCCACATCATCCTCAACCCGAAGGCCGACCTCAACGAGGCGCGGGCAGCACTCCACGCACACCTCGCTGAGCGAGTGGTATTGCCGATCCCCAACCTGATCAATCACGGCGTCGTAGACGCGCGGTGTCCAACCTCCGGTGCAGGTACGACAACGTGCTGA
- a CDS encoding FHA domain-containing protein: protein MTTGLTLLVLRFAFLAVLWLFVFVIVFALRSDLFGQRVRTIPTDPKSAPSGPTTPTVPAAAAPGPASSGAFTDVIGQPSGGQRPASPAASRLVITEGAREGMEMPLGGGPITIGRSSESNVVIRDDYTSTNHARLDLRADGWLLTDLESTNGTFVNGQKVSAPVLVAEGTPITIGTTTFELRR from the coding sequence ATGACCACAGGCCTGACCCTGCTCGTCCTGCGCTTCGCGTTCCTCGCGGTGCTCTGGCTGTTCGTCTTCGTGATCGTGTTCGCCCTGCGCAGCGATCTCTTCGGTCAGCGCGTGCGCACGATCCCGACCGATCCCAAGTCGGCGCCGTCCGGACCGACCACCCCCACCGTCCCCGCTGCCGCGGCCCCCGGGCCCGCCTCGAGCGGTGCGTTCACCGATGTGATCGGGCAACCGAGTGGTGGTCAGCGGCCCGCCTCGCCGGCCGCGTCCCGCCTGGTCATCACCGAGGGCGCGCGCGAGGGCATGGAGATGCCGCTGGGTGGCGGCCCCATCACGATCGGACGTTCGAGCGAGTCGAACGTCGTGATCCGTGACGACTACACCTCGACCAACCACGCCCGCCTCGACCTCCGCGCCGACGGCTGGCTCCTCACCGACCTCGAGTCCACGAACGGCACCTTCGTCAACGGTCAGAAGGTGAGCGCTCCCGTCCTCGTGGCAGAGGGCACGCCCATCACGATCGGGACGACGACGTTCGAGCTGCGGCGGTAA
- a CDS encoding helix-turn-helix domain-containing protein translates to MGSHGQSGKERRSPSTTPGCHSHTHEPKSVLPPSGGHEMRSPASSTAPTGPEPLDDDLIAEVRYTIRRNESEQKRLRQMILDLNEAGVTQRELARRIGVPLGTLTHWIRTAKADRGDPPRRR, encoded by the coding sequence ATGGGGTCGCATGGACAGTCAGGCAAGGAGCGTCGCTCTCCATCGACCACACCCGGCTGCCATTCGCACACGCACGAACCGAAAAGCGTCCTCCCCCCATCCGGGGGGCACGAAATGCGTAGCCCCGCCTCGAGCACAGCGCCGACCGGCCCCGAACCCCTCGACGACGACCTCATCGCAGAGGTTCGGTACACGATCCGGAGGAACGAAAGCGAACAGAAGCGGCTGCGACAGATGATCCTTGACCTCAACGAAGCAGGGGTGACCCAGCGCGAACTTGCACGCCGGATCGGGGTACCCCTCGGCACCCTCACGCACTGGATCCGCACCGCGAAGGCTGACCGCGGAGACCCACCGCGCCGCCGCTGA
- a CDS encoding FtsW/RodA/SpoVE family cell cycle protein, with translation MSNATAAQSFTQAITIKLREPARARNLELFLLVIACGICAGAMVLVQLGTKGRLFDQSVLWVGGGILGLALVMHVVLRVVAKNADPFILPIALVLNGIGIAEIYRIDVHNGLSGWDAIGVKQIVWTMLAMVLAIITLVAVRNHRFLQRYRYIFMALTIVLLLLPMLPGIGTNIGGARVWIKIGPFSFQPGELAKITMALFFAGYLVTARDSLSIVGKKFLGMTFPRARDLGPILVMWGAAMAVLVFQRDLGTALLYFGLFLVMIYVATARISWVAIGLTLFIGGALVAQSVLEYVRGRFEQWLDPFNQEVFSRDTQASYQLVQGLFGFANGGITGTGLGQGRPYITPVANADYIVASLGEELGLIGVFAILALFIVFASRGIRVGFMAQDDFGKLLGVGFGFIIALQVFVVVGGITRIIPVTGLTTPFMAAGGSSLIANWIIAAMLLRLTDSIPAEQRVQQGAIPAASGRSARATRKERRR, from the coding sequence ATGAGCAACGCCACGGCCGCCCAGTCCTTCACCCAGGCGATCACGATCAAGCTCCGGGAGCCCGCACGCGCGCGGAACCTCGAGCTCTTCCTGCTCGTCATCGCGTGCGGCATCTGCGCGGGAGCGATGGTGCTGGTGCAGCTCGGCACCAAGGGCCGACTGTTCGACCAGTCGGTGCTCTGGGTCGGCGGTGGCATCCTCGGCCTCGCGCTGGTCATGCACGTCGTGCTGCGGGTCGTGGCCAAGAACGCCGACCCGTTCATCCTGCCGATCGCGCTCGTCCTGAACGGCATCGGCATCGCCGAGATCTACCGCATCGACGTCCACAACGGCCTGTCCGGCTGGGACGCCATCGGCGTGAAGCAGATCGTCTGGACGATGCTCGCGATGGTCCTGGCGATCATCACGCTCGTCGCCGTCCGCAACCACCGGTTCCTGCAGCGGTACCGCTACATCTTCATGGCGCTGACGATCGTCCTGCTGCTCCTGCCGATGCTGCCGGGCATCGGCACGAACATCGGTGGTGCGCGGGTCTGGATCAAGATCGGCCCGTTCTCGTTCCAGCCCGGTGAGCTCGCGAAGATCACCATGGCGCTGTTCTTCGCCGGGTACCTCGTCACCGCACGCGACTCGCTGTCGATCGTCGGCAAGAAGTTCCTCGGCATGACGTTCCCGCGCGCCCGCGACCTCGGCCCGATCCTGGTGATGTGGGGCGCGGCGATGGCCGTCCTCGTGTTCCAGCGTGACCTCGGTACCGCCCTGCTCTACTTCGGCCTGTTCCTCGTGATGATCTACGTCGCCACGGCACGGATCAGCTGGGTCGCGATCGGTCTCACGCTGTTCATCGGTGGCGCCCTGGTCGCGCAGAGCGTCCTGGAGTACGTGCGCGGCCGCTTCGAACAGTGGCTCGACCCGTTCAACCAAGAGGTCTTCAGCCGCGACACCCAGGCGAGCTACCAGCTCGTGCAGGGCCTGTTCGGGTTCGCGAACGGCGGGATCACCGGCACGGGGCTCGGGCAGGGCCGGCCGTACATCACGCCGGTCGCCAACGCCGACTACATCGTCGCGTCGCTCGGTGAAGAGCTCGGCCTGATCGGCGTGTTCGCGATCCTCGCACTCTTCATCGTGTTCGCGTCGCGGGGCATCCGCGTCGGGTTCATGGCGCAGGACGACTTCGGCAAGCTGCTCGGTGTCGGCTTCGGCTTCATCATCGCCCTGCAGGTGTTCGTCGTCGTCGGCGGCATCACCCGGATCATCCCGGTGACCGGTCTGACCACGCCGTTCATGGCAGCCGGTGGTTCCTCGCTCATCGCCAACTGGATCATCGCCGCGATGCTGCTGCGCCTGACCGATTCCATCCCAGCCGAACAACGCGTCCAGCAGGGCGCGATCCCCGCCGCGAGCGGGCGGTCTGCGCGCGCGACCAGGAAGGAGCGTCGTCGATGA
- a CDS encoding TIGR02391 family protein, with the protein MATVMHPQFRRDIVIAIADALGDTELGLSGSEIGRALAQTGIPDPVPTLTKRHRLATALQQKQARDQAGNCVIAFITTAMGVGNYVRRPERFEELRELLNPALALAGLRVRDDGRVGKAKAAETLDEVQALTGRLLRELQRRNVHEEVIRYCREELIRRSTFHAVSEATKGLASRLRMMTGATTDGAELIDEVFSTKERRPMVRINDFETKSEASEHVGFSTMLKGVMGTFRNPTAHATRTEWEVREDDALDLFSTLSYLHRRLDTARLRRRD; encoded by the coding sequence GTGGCCACAGTGATGCACCCGCAGTTCCGACGCGACATCGTGATCGCGATCGCTGATGCCCTGGGTGACACCGAGCTCGGCCTCTCGGGTTCAGAGATCGGACGAGCTCTAGCGCAAACGGGTATCCCCGACCCGGTGCCGACGCTGACCAAGCGTCACCGGCTGGCGACAGCGCTCCAGCAGAAGCAGGCGCGGGATCAGGCGGGAAACTGCGTCATCGCGTTCATCACAACGGCGATGGGCGTCGGTAACTACGTTCGCCGACCCGAACGGTTCGAGGAGCTTCGGGAGCTGCTCAATCCCGCTCTCGCCCTGGCTGGTCTGCGAGTCCGCGACGATGGACGGGTCGGCAAAGCGAAGGCCGCGGAAACGTTGGACGAGGTGCAGGCGCTCACGGGGCGGCTCCTCCGGGAGCTGCAGCGCAGGAACGTGCACGAGGAGGTCATCCGGTACTGCCGGGAGGAACTGATCCGCAGGTCCACTTTCCACGCCGTGTCTGAGGCGACGAAGGGCCTGGCGTCACGTCTTCGAATGATGACGGGTGCGACGACCGACGGCGCGGAACTCATCGACGAGGTGTTCTCCACCAAGGAACGGCGTCCGATGGTTCGCATCAACGACTTTGAGACGAAGTCCGAAGCAAGTGAACATGTCGGCTTCTCGACCATGTTGAAAGGTGTGATGGGCACGTTCCGTAATCCGACGGCGCATGCAACACGGACAGAGTGGGAGGTGCGTGAGGACGATGCACTTGATCTGTTCAGCACGTTGTCGTACCTGCACCGGAGGTTGGACACCGCGCGTCTACGACGCCGTGATTGA
- a CDS encoding protein kinase domain-containing protein translates to MRPTSGLTFGGRYQLSSRVAIGGMGEVWQATDLVIGRTVALKILKDEYLGDPGFLERFRAEARHAALVNHEGIANVFDYGEEDGSAYLVMELVPGEALSTMIEREHTLPVDKVLDIVAQTANALQAAHAVGLVHRDIKPGNLLITPDGRVKITDFGIARIADQVPLTATGQVMGTVQYLSPEQASGHPASPSTDIYSLGIVAYEALAGRRPFTGESQVAIAMAHINEQPPPLPGDIPEPVSALVISCIAKKPADRPATAANLARAAQALRRGDVAAATVAVPAIAQNGTVAFNPPQGQGNDAATALIGTQSGAMAGGPGTPRSPVSDEPEEPKKKRAWIWWVVGIIVVLAIAGGAAYALNANNAPEPEPTKSSSTPKATRTPTQTPSPEPTETRVTVSAADYQGQNAEQVANQLRAQGLQAEVVAGSNATSSDQVGTVESLSPEGSLAPGTLVTVKAFGDVLTAPAPERATGGTVSESGRVTFSWPAYTSCPAGYSDVSYTYTIDNGTVPSNGSSSGSTSGTAVTVAGAQYGKVTLSYKVTCKSPQSDSSVVSASSPGAQVEWAEPTDQETTNPDDGINPTETPQDDL, encoded by the coding sequence ATGAGACCCACCAGCGGACTCACCTTCGGTGGGCGGTACCAGCTCTCCTCCCGGGTCGCCATCGGCGGCATGGGCGAGGTGTGGCAGGCGACCGACCTCGTCATCGGCCGGACCGTCGCACTCAAGATCCTCAAGGACGAGTACCTCGGTGACCCCGGCTTCCTCGAGCGCTTCCGCGCCGAGGCCCGGCACGCCGCCCTCGTCAACCACGAGGGCATCGCCAACGTCTTCGACTACGGCGAGGAGGACGGCAGTGCCTACCTCGTGATGGAGCTCGTCCCCGGCGAGGCCTTGTCGACCATGATCGAGCGTGAGCACACGCTCCCGGTCGACAAGGTGCTCGACATCGTCGCGCAGACCGCGAACGCCCTGCAGGCCGCGCACGCGGTCGGCCTGGTGCACCGCGACATCAAGCCCGGCAACCTCCTCATCACGCCCGACGGTCGCGTCAAGATCACCGACTTCGGCATCGCCCGCATCGCCGACCAGGTCCCGCTCACCGCGACCGGTCAGGTGATGGGCACGGTGCAGTACCTGTCGCCCGAGCAGGCGAGCGGCCACCCCGCCTCGCCGTCGACCGACATCTACTCGCTCGGCATCGTCGCGTACGAGGCCCTGGCGGGTCGTCGTCCGTTCACGGGTGAGTCGCAGGTCGCGATCGCGATGGCGCACATCAACGAGCAGCCGCCGCCGCTGCCCGGGGACATCCCCGAGCCGGTCTCGGCCCTGGTCATCTCGTGCATCGCGAAGAAGCCGGCCGACCGTCCCGCGACGGCCGCGAACCTCGCCCGCGCCGCACAGGCGCTGCGTCGTGGTGACGTCGCCGCGGCCACCGTGGCCGTCCCCGCGATCGCGCAGAACGGCACCGTCGCGTTCAACCCGCCCCAGGGCCAGGGGAACGACGCAGCGACCGCACTCATCGGCACCCAGTCCGGAGCGATGGCCGGCGGACCGGGTACCCCCCGCTCGCCCGTCTCCGACGAGCCCGAGGAACCGAAGAAGAAGCGCGCCTGGATCTGGTGGGTCGTCGGCATCATCGTCGTGCTCGCCATCGCCGGCGGCGCCGCGTACGCCCTGAACGCGAACAACGCCCCGGAACCCGAGCCCACGAAGTCCTCGAGCACGCCGAAGGCGACCCGCACGCCCACGCAGACCCCGTCCCCCGAGCCGACCGAGACCCGCGTCACGGTCTCGGCGGCCGACTACCAGGGGCAGAACGCCGAGCAGGTCGCGAACCAGCTCCGCGCCCAGGGCCTGCAGGCCGAGGTCGTCGCCGGGTCGAACGCGACGTCGTCCGACCAGGTCGGCACTGTCGAGTCCCTCAGCCCCGAGGGCAGCCTGGCTCCCGGCACGCTCGTCACCGTCAAGGCGTTCGGCGACGTGCTGACCGCACCGGCGCCCGAGCGTGCCACCGGTGGGACCGTCAGCGAGTCCGGGCGCGTGACCTTCAGCTGGCCCGCGTACACGAGCTGCCCCGCCGGGTACTCGGACGTGAGCTACACGTACACGATCGACAACGGCACGGTCCCCTCGAACGGCAGCAGCTCCGGTTCCACCTCGGGCACCGCGGTGACCGTCGCCGGCGCCCAGTACGGCAAGGTGACCCTGTCGTACAAGGTGACCTGCAAGTCGCCGCAGTCCGATTCCTCGGTGGTCTCCGCCTCCTCGCCCGGCGCCCAGGTCGAGTGGGCCGAGCCCACGGACCAGGAAACGACCAACCCGGACGACGGGATCAACCCCACCGAGACCCCGCAAGACGACCTGTGA
- a CDS encoding peptidoglycan D,D-transpeptidase FtsI family protein yields MNRQLRGVSTVIVLMFVALFVSTTSIQFFAADSLRADSRNSRTILDSYSTKRGAILVDGSPIAESTPVDDQYQYQRKYTNGDLYSAVTGYFTIGQGNTGIESAENTVLSGNSDASFFQNLNSILTGQDVQGDNVNLTIDPDVQQAAYDALGTNSGAVVAIQPKTGKILAMVSKPSYDPNSLTSHDTAEVKRQYDALLGADTAPLQNRAIGGDLYTPGSVFKLVVASAALEGGKYNLDSTFPNPSRLQLPGTSSYINNAEGGTCGGGDKVKLRTAIQYSCNIPFAELGQKLGYDAIKSMADKYGFGDAIEIPMAATASQYPDVDSTAQLMLSAFGQASVRVSPLQMAMVSAGIANGGKVMQPSLVDSITTSDLKTVESFSPKQYSDPLSSSESADLTEAMQSVVSAGTGTNAKIDGVDVAGKTGTAEGGTGDPYTLWFTGFAPAKDPEVAVAVVVGNGGGLGQSGVGNTVAAPVAKKVMEAVLNK; encoded by the coding sequence ATGAACCGACAGCTCCGCGGTGTCTCGACCGTCATCGTGCTCATGTTCGTCGCACTCTTCGTGTCGACGACGTCGATCCAGTTCTTCGCGGCCGACTCGTTGCGCGCCGACTCCCGGAACTCTCGAACCATCTTGGACAGTTACTCGACCAAGCGTGGCGCGATCCTCGTCGACGGCAGCCCGATCGCCGAGTCGACCCCGGTGGACGACCAGTACCAGTACCAGCGGAAGTACACGAACGGCGACCTCTACTCCGCGGTCACCGGGTACTTCACGATCGGGCAGGGCAACACCGGCATCGAGAGCGCGGAGAACACCGTGCTCTCGGGCAACTCGGACGCCTCGTTCTTCCAGAACCTCAACTCGATCCTCACCGGCCAGGACGTCCAGGGCGACAACGTCAACCTGACCATCGACCCGGACGTGCAGCAGGCCGCGTACGACGCGCTCGGCACCAACAGCGGTGCCGTCGTCGCGATCCAGCCGAAGACCGGCAAGATCCTCGCGATGGTGTCGAAGCCGAGCTACGACCCGAACTCGCTCACCTCGCACGACACCGCCGAGGTCAAGCGGCAGTACGACGCGCTGCTCGGGGCCGACACCGCCCCGCTGCAGAACCGTGCCATCGGCGGCGACCTGTACACCCCCGGATCGGTGTTCAAGCTCGTGGTGGCGTCGGCGGCGCTCGAGGGTGGCAAGTACAACCTCGACTCCACGTTCCCGAACCCGTCGCGACTGCAGCTGCCCGGTACGAGCTCGTACATCAACAACGCCGAGGGCGGCACCTGCGGCGGCGGCGACAAGGTCAAGCTCCGCACGGCCATCCAGTACTCGTGCAACATCCCCTTCGCCGAACTCGGCCAGAAGCTCGGGTACGACGCCATCAAGAGCATGGCCGACAAGTACGGCTTCGGCGACGCGATCGAGATCCCGATGGCGGCGACCGCCAGCCAGTACCCCGACGTCGACTCGACGGCCCAGCTCATGCTGAGCGCCTTCGGCCAGGCGAGCGTGCGGGTCTCACCGCTGCAGATGGCGATGGTGTCGGCCGGCATCGCGAACGGCGGCAAGGTCATGCAGCCCTCGCTCGTCGACTCGATCACCACCAGCGACCTGAAGACGGTCGAGTCCTTCTCCCCGAAGCAGTACAGTGATCCGCTGTCGTCCTCCGAGTCCGCTGACCTCACCGAGGCCATGCAGAGCGTCGTGAGCGCGGGGACCGGTACCAATGCCAAGATCGACGGTGTCGACGTTGCCGGCAAGACCGGCACGGCCGAAGGTGGCACCGGCGATCCCTACACGCTCTGGTTCACGGGGTTCGCCCCCGCCAAGGACCCGGAAGTCGCCGTCGCGGTCGTCGTCGGCAACGGCGGCGGGCTCGGGCAGTCCGGAGTCGGCAACACGGTCGCGGCCCCGGTCGCGAAGAAAGTCATGGAGGCGGTGCTGAACAAATGA
- a CDS encoding FhaA domain-containing protein — protein sequence MGLLDNFERGLERAVNGAFAKTFRSGVQPVEISSALRRELDTKAAVVSRERILVPNEFTVRLAPPDCTRMNDVGRPLIDELTQMVHQHAVAQNYSFSGPVTIRLQQDGTLSTGILQVDSTTVQRDVAWIPVLDIGSQRHRLHRGRTVIGRGSDADITIADTGTSRKHVEVLWDGKHAQATDLGSTNGSKLNGQHFQQAIVEPDSTIEIGRTRMVFRVIPENDGGAR from the coding sequence ATGGGCCTGCTGGACAACTTCGAGCGAGGGTTGGAACGCGCCGTCAACGGCGCGTTCGCCAAGACCTTCCGCTCCGGGGTGCAGCCCGTCGAGATCTCGAGCGCCCTGCGGCGCGAGCTCGACACGAAGGCCGCGGTGGTCTCCCGGGAACGCATCCTCGTGCCGAACGAGTTCACCGTGCGCCTGGCGCCGCCGGACTGCACGCGCATGAACGACGTCGGTCGCCCACTCATCGACGAACTGACCCAGATGGTGCACCAACACGCCGTCGCGCAGAACTACTCGTTCTCCGGCCCGGTCACCATCCGGCTGCAGCAGGACGGCACGCTCTCGACGGGCATCCTGCAGGTCGACTCCACCACCGTCCAACGCGACGTGGCCTGGATCCCGGTGCTCGACATCGGCTCGCAGCGACACCGACTGCACCGCGGGCGCACGGTGATCGGGCGCGGCAGCGACGCCGACATCACCATCGCGGACACCGGGACCAGCCGGAAGCACGTCGAGGTGCTGTGGGACGGTAAGCACGCCCAGGCCACCGATCTCGGCTCCACGAACGGCTCGAAACTCAACGGTCAGCACTTCCAGCAGGCGATCGTGGAGCCGGACTCCACCATCGAGATCGGTCGTACCCGTATGGTGTTCCGGGTGATCCCGGAGAACGACGGAGGTGCTCGATGA
- a CDS encoding abortive infection family protein — protein MTAKNRISAQSRTDLSEWLTSLGYHWAGAQNEDAFLARLYDLRDLPTTDSRRSQFPTAAEDIWQHRVNNSDWDDDWVFTDPRFNLLHCPDEKFLAFLTATVRPAARQDATISAEMVAGYNEVLVPLGWELFEQRRVGANVYYGSREIGGVHDPRTVIVAAPDVVDRAVLDQQLKRLRRDIDTDPAAAIAHCKELLESQAKLVLRGFEVDYSDRDDLPALFGAAARALGIHANSVPEDSRASDALKGMLRNLQSVVRNVSEARNAMGTGHGRAHASPAERRHARLVFNATVAVTEFVADTWAAHPGVA, from the coding sequence GTGACCGCAAAGAACCGGATCAGCGCTCAATCCCGAACCGACCTGTCGGAATGGCTCACCTCACTCGGCTACCACTGGGCTGGCGCCCAGAACGAGGACGCGTTCCTTGCTCGGTTGTACGACCTGCGGGATCTACCCACGACGGATAGTCGACGGTCGCAGTTCCCGACGGCAGCGGAGGACATCTGGCAGCACCGCGTCAACAACAGTGACTGGGACGACGACTGGGTCTTCACTGATCCGCGGTTCAACTTGCTGCACTGCCCCGATGAGAAGTTCCTGGCGTTCCTCACGGCGACAGTCCGGCCCGCCGCGCGGCAGGATGCAACAATCTCCGCAGAGATGGTCGCCGGATACAACGAAGTCTTAGTCCCGCTTGGATGGGAACTGTTCGAGCAGCGACGCGTGGGCGCCAACGTCTACTACGGAAGTCGCGAGATCGGCGGCGTCCACGATCCGCGCACCGTCATCGTTGCCGCTCCTGACGTGGTGGACCGGGCGGTCCTTGACCAGCAGCTCAAGCGTCTGCGACGGGACATCGACACCGACCCCGCCGCTGCAATCGCACACTGTAAGGAACTGCTCGAGTCCCAGGCCAAACTCGTTCTGCGCGGGTTCGAGGTGGATTACTCCGACCGTGACGACCTGCCGGCACTCTTCGGCGCAGCAGCGCGGGCGCTCGGCATCCACGCGAACTCGGTACCGGAAGACTCACGCGCGTCAGACGCGCTCAAGGGGATGCTGCGCAACCTGCAGTCTGTGGTGAGGAACGTCTCGGAGGCACGGAACGCAATGGGAACCGGGCACGGACGTGCGCACGCCAGTCCCGCTGAGCGTCGGCATGCCCGCCTGGTGTTCAACGCAACCGTGGCAGTGACGGAGTTCGTTGCGGACACGTGGGCAGCGCATCCAGGCGTTGCGTGA